The DNA window TATCAAAATAAAGTCGCTCACTATTCTTAcctttaattttagtttttattattaaaatagatTTACTTAAATTTACTAACAATTGCTTTTCGTTTAATaacttttaatctttttaatttaatttgccACAAGTTTATTATCAGTTTACTTTCAGCAAAATTgaatgtataattttaaaaaggcttaaatgcacaaaaaattacaaactttgGCGCATTTTTAGTATtcaacataatattttaattttgacaaaaaaaaagtacatgaactttcaaaattttgcaattaaagacaccgacaatattttggatgtaaaacgatAGTGTTTTAGATAAAAACAACACCGTTTTAGATGTAAAATTacactatttttcaaaggaaaacacacattgcaaaaaaattgaaaagttcatgttaaatatgccaaaattaaaagattatgttaaataccaataACACTTGAAAGTTTgtaatttttggtgcatttaaaccttttaaaaactaaaaagaaagtTTGGAGTTTATGATGTTGTTGTCGTCGTTGATGCCGGTGATGCTGGTGCAAACCGTCCTACTCCTGCCTTgggtttttttaaaactattctCAACCAGCGTAAACTATTAAATTAGCACAATATTGTTACGGatattttaataaagaaaaatgtATAGTATAATTTCATGTATCTAAAATCAATCATTTTCACTTCCTCCCATCCCATATGGCTTTGAACCAAACATGCTTATGATAATTGATTAATAGAATGAGATAATCAAATTCTCACCATTTTGAGTAAAAAAAATCTCACCATAAGTGCCATTCATGTTGTAATTATGTTTGAACTTAAAGACTCCCTGAGCTAGAACTATGTAAATGTAATGAACTACATCCTAGCTTTGTTTTAAATCATCAGAACCTTTTAGTTCTGATTACACATTTTGTAATGTAATTCTGAGTTCTATTTATGTCTTACACTTAAATTGCTCTCACATGAACAGAATTGCAATATTGCGTAGCAGCAAGACTTGCAAGGATGCTGGATATTTGGAGTGCTATTGCTGTCAATCCACATCCCCAAATTGTCTAGAGGCAAATCCGGATCCCCACTTTTTAGTTAGGAGGAAGGACCATTAAATGTTTAAGTGTTAAATAATACCAGGAAGAAAGTTATTTCGGTCcatgaatttatttaataaaatcattttagatttttttttttttttttgaaaattagtatcaaatagatttaaaaattaatgatttcagatcaaataaattcaaattttcatatttttccatctgcattttaatctatttaacCTAATCTTAATTTTGTAGCTACTTGATCTTACTTAATCAAATAAGATGTATATGATTACGCAGCATAAATTTATGGACTGAAAAGCACCCTCTCGTAACTGTACTATCATCTCAATTTTTATATATCTCCCAGTGTGTCATTGTTGATGCATATTATAgctaaattattttgaaaaaagatGGTtggtcatcttttattttttgaaaattattttgcgTCTACACAAATGAGAACGATTTACATTTAGACATCGttaattcaatatttttcaACAATTTTTCTTTTCCTCTCTATTTTACAGCTTTCTTTACTAAACTTTTCACTTTATTTATCCGTATAGGTTAAGACTAAACATTTGTATCTAACACCATACCTACAGAAGAATGTCACTTCACCATTGTTAGGAATCATGAACTCTTTGCTGCCTTTTGATTAGCACCCAGCACGGACTGTTAATAAGACAAATAGAAATGTAAGTAAGAACGCAAATGAGGTCTATGGGTGGAATTTATTCGTTTGCAACTTATAGTTTACTTCGATTGAAATGCAATTCTGTACATTTAGAAGTTACCATATTAAGAAGACGAATTGCAGCAGGACGGGTGAATTTTCTTGCAAAAAGAAAGCATTTGGATGGTTTTCCTTTGCTGCTGCACCATTCTCTTCGATTTTCAGTCTCATAATGAATATTGTCAATGTCCTGCAAAGAagtaatcaaattttgcaaacgttactacCTTACGAAGTTGATAACTCTACTAATGCAATCACAAAGATAAGTGCCCTTAAACACTCCCATAATAACTTTTCACTAAATCATTCAAATTGCAAAATGGAAAACTTGGTAAACTAGATTCCAATTTAAAACACTTGGTGAAGTACATTCCAGTTTAATTTATCTCAAGAAACAAGTGGGCATCCATTGACCACAGGTTTATATTATTCCAGTCACAACTCACAAAGAACCTACACAAAGACAAAACATGTTTCTATGCTTACTTATTGATGTTCTCTACAAAACATCCGCTGGACATTCTCCAAGCAACTAACAATGAAAAACATGGTTTTAAAAAACGAAGCATGAGGTTTCATGAAGTTTCTTTGTAAAAAAAAGGATCTGCCCATATGGAAGGATACTGTTCTTATCATCTATATCAAATTCAATTACAAATGATACGGAGTTCTAGGTGACAGCTTCATGACCGTATCCTTTTGGAAATGGTTGAGATGGGGGATATGGTGCTTATGGCAGACTGGCAACATGAAACATGAATCATGTGATAAATACGTGCAGCACGCAGTTTTTTTGACAGCATACTATGTATTGACAGAGtttaaattctcaattttaGGGATCTAAATTCACAAAATACATTCTTTATGTGGTTCACAAGACAATTTTCTATCTAGGAGATTCCATTTAACTTCAATCTTAAAGAAGATTTTAGAGATGGATAAAAGCCTTTTGATTTGAACTAATAATATGAGCCGGCCTAGTAAAAAATACTTTAGCAGATCTAAAAGAGAAATATAATAGGAAATGTAAAGGGCATATAGTATCTGAACTCTCAAGTCATGGAAAATAATGTAGGAGAGCATTAATCAATTCATACCATACACTTACTATTACCTTTATAGATTTTATAAGCTCGGGAGTAGCATCAGAGGATTTATAGGTAACAGGGTGCCATCCTCGGCGTTTTGGGTCCTTTGAGGACGAATGATCCCATGAACTATGAGCCAATGACCTCCGTGTGATTTCTCCTTCAAGGCCTTCCTgctaaaatttacaaaaaggaAAACTTCAAAGAAAGCGAGGGGGAGAGGGAGaaagaaatggaaaaaataatgttaatttcTGTATGAGGAACTTTCAAAATCAAAGATAATGTTAATCTATGAATTTTCTAAGAATGTTCGCTTCAATTTATGAACTAAAGTTTTTCTTTCCAGGTGCATGATCTTACAATTGTAAAACCTAGTAACATACTAACATTTAAACTCTGATTAAACAGTCAGCTTCAGATAGTTGTGTAGGATATAACATGAACTCCATGATAACTACCTTCCCAATTGTTACTCAGCTATGATAAGGTCTTGGAAGCTAAATATCAAACACAAATTATGTTAACTACTTAACCTTTTAACCAAAAAAGCTGGACACCCTAGTGCAAGTACTATCCATTTGACAGCTAGGACTCCATGTAGAGGTTGAGTTAGCAACCATTTAGATTGCAATCATAAAATTTGCAAACTATCAGAAAGAGACCAATAATTTCCATCCAAAAGTTGGTATGATAATCAATTATAAACATCGCAGGAACACCATCAAACTCTAGTCAGACTTCATAGAACCATCTTTCGATAGAACAACAAAAGTAGATAGCCTTGACTAATACATCAACACTAGAGCCAAAAATCCTTAAAGCTATCTACTACTTGCCAAATGAACACAGATGCACAAACACCAGAGAGCGAGAGAGAGAGAGTTTTGTTCCTAGGAGATTTCTGTCAggttaaataaataattcacaGTTGGAAGTCTTTGTGTTCaaccaaatttattttattattgataaaCAAGGATTGGGATAGGTGGACAAAAATTGCATTCTTACAGCAAATAACGTCTGAACGTAATGTTCATCAGGAATACAATTGTGCTCCTTCTTTCCATCAGCAGGCTGTACATGCAAATGCAGAATAATTTACTTCATTGCACATTAAATCTcagttcaaaatataaaaaaaaattacatccaCGTCAAAAGTGGATACTCAAGATATGCAACCAGTTCAAATCAGAtatatcataatattttaatctagATCTCAATTGCCAACTTGCTCCCCTGGACACAAGGATATTTAACTAGCAATACAGCAAACAAGAAAGGTACTTACAAAGGGCTGATCCCGCCAAAATTCAGGTAGCGATCTCCTCTGCATCATCATCATGCCCAAATAAAGTAAATTAAGAGAATTATTTTCCTCAATAGTAAAGAAAATTTAGGAAATAAATATCCAGCTACATTAAGATATCAAAAATGAAGGGAAGTTGAGGGACTGTTCGCTAATAATATATAATTGCAGAGATAAGTGACTATGTATTCTCCATATTCAGAGCTTCCACGTAAGCAGCATGGATTAATACCATATCCATTTTTGGCTTTTGAGTCAAATCAAGTAAATcgtattttagctatttataaTGTTGTCAGACCTGATCCAGTGATCAAACCGTTAAGAGTAGAGGGTTAAGGGTTTAAGGTTCAACCGAGGTCCAACTTGGCAGGGGCGGGCTCAGCCTTATAGGCTGAGGTGGCGTCCGCCCCctcaaattgtttaaaagggAAGAATTAATCCTtcaactttaaaatatttttaaaaaatatgcttATTATACTTTAATTCTGTACAATTCGCCCCCACAAATTTATTTTGTACCAACCAACCACCCCATTCTAAAATTCCTAGTTCCGCCCCTGCAACCGGGGCTAAACCTGtagtataaaaatatatcaaagtaTAATGTATTTTATGACAAGTAACAACACCAGCCAGTTTTCAAATATATAGAAtgtaaatataacataaacacataataTGAGTTAGTTTGATGGTACTGTATGTCGTATTAGTGTTCTCATTGAGCTGTGGGTTTCGAACCCTAGCAGCAtcaattgttattattattaatttaataaggaCAGGTGCAGTTTTTTGATTATCCGATCGAACCGAAGCCGGGTTTACCTGTTTAATTGTCCTAAGTCAACAGTTACCCGGCAGGTTTGATGGAAAAACAACGGTTTTCTCAATAAACGGCTATTAGTGCAACCGAAACTGGTTATCTGGCCGGTTCCCAGTCTTTCCGGTCAAACCGACCGGTCTGATTTGGGTTTGATAACAATGCTATTTATCATAGaataaataaatgtataaaatggTGCCTGCCACCAATCTGATGTGCTATTATACACAGCATTAAATCTCTGACAATAAGCACAAGTCATACGAGAACTTAATGCTAGCTTATTAGGTGCGAGGAGAAACTCCTCAAAACAAAGACGGTAATGACATAAACTTGCCTTGCAATGCTGTTGAAATATAGGAAAGACCGTAGTGTCGTTCACTACAACTTTTGCATGCTTTCTGGTCAGAACAACCCACTGCAACAGACCCAACaagaaattgttggaatttGATAATTGAACAGCACAGGAAAACAGATATTATCAGCAGagtttatatcatttaaaataaatttgagacGCAATCATgcatgaaatttaaattttacctGAGATCCTTTCCTCCAGTTATGAACAGGAATTATTGGATCCATTTTAGGATTGTAGCGTCCCTCTTTTGTATCAGCAAAGCTGCATCCAGCATATAAGTTGCACATAACTAAAGAGCTTTGGAAGTTTAAGATTGAAAATTGAAGATGCCatacattttatatatttctttttgaaGGAGGCATACATTCTATATTAAAGACAATATAGTTTCTTAAAGTGGAAGGCAAATATAAGCATGAGATTAATTAATCTTAGTACTTACAAAGTTTGAATCTCAATTTAACAACTATgcttcaaatattaaataaaataattatcacaCTAGCTGTAAGAGTGGTTCAGATTACAAACAATCCTGACAATAAAATTCCTGATTAAAGAGTGTTGATATAACAAATTTAAAGCAACTTATTCTGAAGCATAATAACCACTTATTTAATTTACTTTCCTTCCtttttttccttcatttttTCATACTTTATAGACTCAGGTTAGACAACGGTGATAAGATATAGGCAAAATCAAAAGGAATAGTGAAAAGTAAGATGTTCAACAAATTTCCAAAGTTATTTTGTTCATTGATAAAGATTCTACTTCAAACAAGACCAATTAAGATGATAAGAATAAATAATCTAGATGGTCAAAGTGGAGTTGACATATAACACATCTGACCCTTTACTGGAATGATGGCTGCATTGGGCCCTTCTTTACCAAATACAGATCTCTCTAGCTGATAAATAGGGAAAAAGTTGACATCGACTTAACTCGGTACTCTacatgtttttgtttttacagGGCCTAAATGAAAGTACTTATGATGCTATAGAGACTAAACATTCTACTAGCACAAAATGAATTAAATTCAGAAGAAATCTCATCCAGCAACCCAATGTGACGCACTTTGTGCTTAACAAAACTAAACTCGTTTAGGACAAAATCAATAAGAacttttgttgttgttgtaaGAATGTAGAAGGTAGGTAACTATTAATCTACACGATCTAGTCCTCCGAGGAATAATTCATCCAGTCAAGTAACAAAAATGTACAATACAACAGTTAACTGCATTACCTTGTGCACAAGTCATTGATTAATTAAGATATCCAAACAACAATAGACCATTAGGATGTTCAAGAACTATGAATGTGGTCTTATCAATTTCAATGTTTAGTTTAACTGTTCTCTATGATCAAAAGTCAAATTTATAGAGTTAAGAGCTTCGTATTAGAATCAAGGAGGGAAGTTCTACTTTTGTATTCTAGGATGCATTCAAAACCAAACTAACTGACAGTTTGGGTTCCCAATAAACACCCTAGAAGACATATAAATCTTGAGGAATCCAATGAGAATTTGGCAAAACATGAGTGATTTAGCAAAGCTTCAAGAGTAGGCTGAGTAGGCTGTTTAGTGTGGGCTATGAGAAGTTGCTTATGCCATAACTAATGTTCTTGGTATCCTTTGCATGTTCCATTATTAATACTAAGCTTAATgaccaaacaattccaaatatttAGCACGAATTTCAAtgaaatccaaatctttcaataGGATCAATTATAGAcgatttttgattaattttgtttcaattgtagCCAATTTTGAAACAATATATATCGAAATGTTTGAATAAAATTGGctacaattgaaacaaataaatcaaaataggctacaatttataaaattagaatgTTTGGATAGAATTAAGATTCTCACcaagcgtttggatttgcttggtCATTAGACCTTAATATTATGCCCGCATAATGCGCCATCACGTGTAAATTAAAAGTATCTTTAACTTTTCCTCCCAAGAAACATTAATTGAAATTATTCTGGATATAGATTACAATCAACCTCTAATGCTCAAATGTAAACattaaacaaattgaaatcacttttaattctttatttcctTAGCATAACATGAATATCGTGTTCAACTCAACATAAATCTTGCAATAGTGTAAAAGCTCAGTTGCAGAGAATATTAATACCAAGAGctgcaaaaaatatatataacaagACGGACAAAATCCAGGCCGACTAACCTGTCCACAAAACTAGTTGGTGTTGACATGATATATTCATAAGTGTA is part of the Mercurialis annua linkage group LG3, ddMerAnnu1.2, whole genome shotgun sequence genome and encodes:
- the LOC126674131 gene encoding glycosyltransferase BC10, whose translation is MMKQQRKAILVHQKSQLNYNSSKWKRKVFVVLFLGFCFGSFGLMQSHYSRILSLSSLHSRLLHNPRSDDNENTNNQAKIAFLFIARNRLPLDMVWDAFFKGEEESRFSVFVHSRPGFLFNKATTRSKYFLNRQVNDSVQVDWGEASMIEAERVLLKHALEDSKNERFVFLSDSCIPLYDFGYTYEYIMSTPTSFVDSFADTKEGRYNPKMDPIIPVHNWRKGSQWVVLTRKHAKVVVNDTTVFPIFQQHCKRRSLPEFWRDQPFPADGKKEHNCIPDEHYVQTLFAQEGLEGEITRRSLAHSSWDHSSSKDPKRRGWHPVTYKSSDATPELIKSIKDIDNIHYETENRREWCSSKGKPSKCFLFARKFTRPAAIRLLNMSVLGANQKAAKSS